In one Fusarium keratoplasticum isolate Fu6.1 chromosome 5, whole genome shotgun sequence genomic region, the following are encoded:
- a CDS encoding Hcy-binding domain-containing protein: protein MPSKILILDGGLGTSLESKYSVSFSRSTPLWSSHLLISDPATLQSCQSDFGAVPVDVLLTATYQASIKGFADTRTEEFPDGISRETVPRFLDDAVKIAQRAVGEDAQVALSYGPYGACLIPSQEYSGKYDDAHDSESTLEEWHRERLGLFSEIPDVSKRVSHVALETIPRVDEIIAMRKALAATPGLSDLPYWTSCLSPGAELALPDGNSIESAVEAMLDRDVSAKTPWGIGINCTKVDKLDRLLQIFESTVARLIEQDRLDNWPALVLYPDGTNGEVYNTTTQKWELPDDAKDQVRSSWESQVESVVRATEGRGKWPVILVGGCCKARSEDIKRLRDRLLG from the coding sequence ATGCCTTCCAaaatcctcatcctcgacggcggcCTCGGCACGTCCCTCGAGTCCAAATACTCTGTCTCCTTCTCTAGGTCCACGCCGCTCTGGTCCTCTCACCTTCTCATCTCCGACCCGGCGACTCTTCAATCTTGTCAGAGCGACTTCGGCGCTGTGCCTGTTGACGTGCTCCTCACGGCGACGTATCAGGCTTCTATCAAGGGTTTCGCTGATACTCGGACTGAAGAGTTTCCAGATGGGATCAGTCGCGAAACTGTTCCTCGTTTTCTCGATGACGCTGTGAAGATTGCGCAACGAGCCGTGGGTGAGGATGCCCAGGTTGCTTTGAGCTACGGGCCGTACGGCGCGTGCTTGATTCCGAGTCAAGAGTACAGCGGCAAATACGACGACGCTCATGATTCGGAATCTACACTTGAAGAGTGGCACCGTGAGCGTCTAGGTCTCTTTTCAGAGATCCCAGACGTTAGCAAGAGAGTGAGCCATGTTGCGCTAGAGACCATCCCCAGAGTCGATGAGATTATCGCCATGCGCAAAGCTCTCGCCGCAACACCAGGTCTCTCGGATCTACCATACTGGACTTCATGTCTCTCACCTGGCGCCGAATTGGCACTTCCCGATGGAAACTCTATCGAGTCCGCCGTCGAAGCCATGCTGGATCGAGATGTGTCAGCAAAGACGCCCTGGGGCATCGGCATCAACTGCACCAAGGTTGACAAGCTCGATCGCCTCTTACAGATTTTCGAATCGACAGTTGCGCGGCTAATTGAGCAAGACCGCTTAGACAATTGGCCTGCACTAGTTCTGTACCCCGATGGCACGAACGGGGAGGTGTATAACACGACGACCCAAAAGTGGGAGCTGCCGGACGACGCCAAGGACCAGGTACGCTCGTCGTGGGAGTCCCAGGTTGAGAGCGTGGTCAGGGCTACTGAGGGTCGGGGGAAGTGGCCTGTCATTCTCGTCGGTGGATGCTGCAAGGCGAGGAGTGAGGATATCAAGAGGCTTCGAGATCGTCTCCTCGGGTAG
- a CDS encoding DAO domain-containing protein, with translation MATTVIVGSGIIGIATAYYLSEHQPGWSIHVVDASTELFASASGYAGGFVARDWFPPELASLGALSFEEHERLAKKYDGHEKWAYAKSVTVNYEPPRRKANGPGGEDWLREGGSRVDLVAEKREVEDGNSPPWLRRVKGDAVSVVDNAEGTAVLDPLRLCQFLLDRCRAAGVRFHHPAIVLNVGPDCHDELSHVRIGFTDCSSETEIPATRVLVCAGCWTPDVLESMFPGSAIDIPVLSLAGHSLVVRNPGDVGDVYHSLYCSLDDFSPEIYARPNGDIWLGGVNSAIPLPLLATAAKPMRGPLEKLKATARQLIKSESELEVVRTGLCFRPVTQRGTPYVTRVEDVDLRQGYRTRKGADGGVFVAAGHGPWGISLSLGTGKVMAEMMQGRELSADISGLGYLP, from the exons ATGGCTACGACAGTGATTGTTGGAAGCGGCATAATTGGCATCGCGACGGCTTACTACCTCTCTGAACATCAACCTGGTTGGTCGATTCACGTCGTCGACGCTTCTACGGAGCTGTTTGCCTCGGCGTCGGGTTATGCCGGCGGCTTCGTCGCTAGAGACTGGTTCCCGCCAGAACTTGCGTCCCTGGGCGCTCTCAGCTTTGAGGAGCATGAGAGACTCGCGAAGAAGTACGATGGGCACGAGAAGTGGGCGTATGCCAAGTCGGTGACGGTGAATTATGAGCCTCCGAGGAGGAAGGCTAATGGACCTGGAGGTGAAGATTGGTTACGTGAGGGGGGTAGCCGGGTAGATTTGGTGgcggagaagagggaggttgaggatgggaATAGTCCGCCTTGGTTGAGGCGTGTCAAGGGTGATGCTGTTAGTGTGGTTGACAATGCTGAGGGGACGGCTGTTCT CGATCCCCTCAGACTCTGTCAGTTCCTCCTAGACAGGTGTCGAGCTGCTGGTGTCCGATTTCACCATCCCGCAATAGTCCTCAACGTTGGGCCTGACTGCCACGATGAACTTTCACATGTCCGTATCGGCTTCACCGACTGCTCCTCCGAGACCGAGATCCCGGCCACAAGGGTTTTGGTCTGCGCCGGTTGCTGGACGCCCGATGTTTTAGAGTCTATGTTTCCAGGCTCTGCTATCGATATACCGGTGTTGAGTCTTGCGGGTCATTCACTGGTTGTGCGGAATCCCGGGGACGTGGGTGATGTATATCACTCGCTGTATTGTAGCTTGGATGACTTCTCCCCAGAGATATATGCTCGACCGAACGGCGATATCTGGCTAGGAGGTGTCAACTCGGCTATCCCGCTACCACTATTAGCTACGGCTGCAAAGCCAATGCGAGGGCCTCTGGAGAAGTTGAAAGCTACAGCGAGACAACTGATCAAGTCGGAGAGTGAGCTGGAGGTTGTTCGAACTGGGCTGTGCTTCCGGCCTGTGACGCAGAGGGGCACGCCGTACGTTACGCGGGTGGAAGATGTAGATCTAAGACAAGGGTACAGGACGAGAAAGGGAGCAGATGGAGGCGTGTTTGTTGCTGCGGGACATGGGCCTTGGGGGATTAGTCTGTCGCTTGGGACGGGCAAGGTCATGGCGGAGATGATGCAGGGGAGGGAGCTGAGTGCAGATATAAGTGGTTTGGGATATCTGCCGTGA
- a CDS encoding Negative cofactor 2 complex subunit beta, translating into MAPHIPASDKYWARIDAGLSNDDLSLPKATVQKIVSEILPPSEGVAFAKEARDLLIECCVEFITLISSEANEISEKEAKKTIACDHITKALEQLGFTDYVPAVLEAAAEHKEVQKGREKKADKFASSGMSMEELARLQEEQFAAARERHG; encoded by the exons ATGGCTCCCCACATTCCTGCATCCGACAAGTACTGGGCGAGAATCGACGCCGGACTGA GCAACGACGACCTCTCCCTCCCAAAAG CCACTGTCCAAAAGATTGTTTCAGAGATTCTACCCCCCTCAGAAGGCGTGGCttttgccaaggaggcccGCGACCTTCTCATCGAGTGTTGTGTCGAGTTCATCACCCTGATCTCGTCCGAGGCAAACGAAATCtcagagaaggaggccaagaagaccatTGCCTGCGatcacatcaccaaggctctcgaGCAACTAGGCTTCACCGACTACGTCCctgccgtccttgaggcAGCAGCCGAGCACAAAGAAGTCCAAAAG GgccgagagaagaaggcggaCAAATTCGCCAGCAGTGGCATGTCCATGGAAGAGCTGGCTCGTCTACAGGAAGAGCAGTTCGCAGCGGCGAGAGAACGCCACGGCTAG